A window of Castanea sativa cultivar Marrone di Chiusa Pesio chromosome 1, ASM4071231v1 contains these coding sequences:
- the LOC142621541 gene encoding serine/threonine-protein kinase 54, protein MKEKSESGGGYVRADQIDLKSIDEQLQRHLSRAWTMEKNKKREEDQQEQEAARSTVTRRQEWEIDPSKLIIKAVIARGTFGTVHRGIYDGQDVAVKLLDWGEEGHRSDAEIASLRAAFTQEVAVWHKLEHPNVTKFIGATMGSSELNIQTDNGHMGMPSNICCVVVEYCPGGALKSYLIKNRRRKLAFKVVVQLALDLARGLSYLHSQKIVHRDVKTENMLLDKTRTVKIADFGVARIEASNPNDMTGETGTLGYMAPEVLNGNPYNRKCDVYSFGICLWEIYCCDMPYPDLSFSEVTSAVVRQNLRPEIPRCCPSSLANVMKRCWDANPDKRPEMDEVVTMLEAIDTSKGGGMIPNDQAQGCLCFRRYRGP, encoded by the exons atgaaagagAAGAGTGAAAGTGGTGGTGGGTATGTGAGAGCGGATCAGATAGATCTGAAGAGCATAGACGAACAGCTTCAGAGACATCTAAGCAGGGCATGGACTATggaaaagaacaagaagagagaggaagatCAGCAAGAACAAGAAGCAGCAAGGTCTACTGTCACCAGGAGGCAAGAGTGGGAGATTGACCCCTCTAAGCTCATCATCAAGGCTGTCATAGCTCGTGGAACTTTCGGCACCGTTCACCGTGGCATTTATGATGGTCAAGACGTTGCTG TTAAACTTCTTGATTGGGGGGAGGAGGGCCATAGGTCAGATGCAGAAATAGCTTCTCTTAGAGCTGCTTTTACACAGGAGGTTGCTGTTTGGCACAAGCTTGAACATCCTAATGTAACAAAA TTTATTGGGGCAACAATGGGTTCATCAGAGCTAAACATACAAACAGATAATGGCCACATGGGCATGCCGAGTAATATTTGTTGTGTTGTAGTGGAGTATTGTCCTGGCGGTGCTCTAAAATCTTACCTCATAAAGAACCGAAGAAGGAAGCTAGCTTTTAAAGTAGTTGTCCAACTTGCACTGGATCTTGCAAGAGG GTTGAGCTATCTTCACTCCCAGAAAATTGTCCACAGAGATGTTAAAACAGAGAATATGCTTCTGGACAAGACACGCACTGTTAAAATAGCTGATTTTGGAGTTGCTCGTATTGAGGCTTCAAATCCTAATGACATGACTGGCGAGACTGGAACCCTTGGTTACATGGCACCGGAG GTACTCAATGGCAATCCATATAACAGGAAATGTGATGTGTACAGTTTTGGAATATGCTTGTGGGAGATATACTGCTGTGATATGCCATACCCCGATCTCAGCTTCTCGGAAGTAACATCAGCTGTTGTTCGCCAG AATCTGAGGCCAGAGATACCCCGTTGTTGCCCAAGCTCTCTTGCAAATGTAATGAAGCGATGCTGGGATGCTAACCCTGATAAACGGCCAGAGATGGATGAGGTAGTGACCATGTTGGAGGCCATTGACACGTCGAAGGGTGGGGGTATGATCCCAAATGATCAGGCTCAGGGTTGTTTATGTTTCCGAAGGTATCGTGGGCCTTGA